Proteins from one Rosa chinensis cultivar Old Blush chromosome 7, RchiOBHm-V2, whole genome shotgun sequence genomic window:
- the LOC112180193 gene encoding uncharacterized protein LOC112180193 — translation MNAGEQPSRSWSLPASAVSERGLNPNARPLNYYKNQIYVRGLPYSMTDAQLEAIFRARFGAGVVNVKVWLNKYGITIQCGHVTFGSRSLVEEAVALGDWQGIRIERHRPQFPKTLLRALRVSSEDPNSQLYVAQAKTELDSWRKIYVEWQQSMLAERLRLTLSTSYSLF, via the exons ATGAACGCCGGCGAACAACCCAGCCGATCGTGGTCACTCCCGGCCTCGGCAGTATCGGAG CGTGGGCTTAACCCCAATGCCAGACCTCTTAACTACTACAAGAATCAGATATATGTCCGAGGACTACCATACTCGATGACTGATG CACAACTCGAAGCAATCTTCCGCGCTAGATTTGGGGCAGGTGTAGTGAACGTGAAAGTTTGGCTCAATAAGTACGGGATCACTATACAGTGTGGCCATGTCACTTTTGGATCGCGTAGCTTGGTGGAAGAGGCGGTGGCGCTGGGCGACTGGCAAGGGATCAGAATCGAAAGGCATAGACCTCAGTTCCCGAAAACACTGTTACGAGCATTGCGAGTGAGTTCTGAGGATCCCAATTCGCAGCTTTATGTGGCCCAAGCGAAGACTGAGCTGGACAGTTGGAGAAAGATTTATGTCGAGTGGCAGCAAAGCATGCTGGCAGAGAGGCTCCGCTTGACCCTATCGACTTCTTACTCCTTGTTCTAG
- the LOC112175125 gene encoding transcription factor bHLH120, translating into MQAGYRLHDRKRRRLGFGASNMDFIPSNIFQFDQALDHDGELLRISRVPCVEHKIRENHAHPLPHPLNPPPNQKEDPHNYDRFMSFSQPKRKASITFGEIDADQNPKESKKVKKIMHREIERQRRQEMATLYANLRSHLPLEYLKGKRSISDHVHQAANYIKHIQKNIEEQQKKRDELKKQHNISGSSTAVVENSQCSSLMEDSVILVRPACIGVEVAVNTPLKQGLPLSRVIDILVAEGLSIVSCNSAKRNQRLLYTLESEVSDGGGIDIPELQNRLIKKCTSEPGFK; encoded by the exons ATGCAAGCTGGATACAGATTACATGATCGAAAGAGAAGAAGATTAGGATTTGGAGCTTCAAACATGGATTTTATTCCCTCCAATATATTTCAATTTGACCAAGCTTTAGACCATGACGGTGAGCTGTTGCGGATCTCTCGTGTTCCCTGTGTAGAACACAAAATCAGAGAGAATCATGCACACCCACTCCCGCACCCACTGAATCCTCCTCCTAATCAAAAGGAAGATCCTCATAACTATGATCGTTTCATGAGCTTTAGCCAGCCGAAGCGAAAAGCATCCATCACTTTTGGTGAGATAGATGCTGATCAAAACCCAAAGGAGAGCAAGAAGGTAAAGAAGATCATGCACAGAGAAATAGAACGGCAACGAAGACAAGAAATGGCCACCCTTTATGCCAATCTACGATCTCATCTCCCTCTTGAATATCTCAAG GGAAAGAGGTCTATATCGGATCATGTGCACCAGGCCGCTAATTACATAAAACATATACAAAAGAATATCGAGGAGCAGCAAAAAAAGAGGGATGAATTGAAAAAACAACACAATATTTCAGGCTCTAGTACTGCAGTAGTGGAAAATTCGCAGTGTTCATCACTAATGGAGGATTCTGTCATATTGGTCAGACCAGCTTGTATAGGAGTGGAGGTAGCTGTGAATACTCCATTGAAACAAGGGCTTCCTCTTTCAAGAGTGATTGACATACTGGTTGCAGAAGGACTTAGTATAGTGAGCTGCAACTCGGCCAAAAGAAATCAACGGTTGCTTTATACCCTTGAATCTGAG GTGAGTGATGGGGGAGGCATTGATATTCCTGAGCTCCAAAACAGATTGATAAAAAAATGCACTTCTGAGCCTGGCTTCAAATAA
- the LOC112175198 gene encoding YTH domain-containing protein 1 → MSCDTAKEIASVVDSSVTERKEDMGNSDEPESSSHKVPEGVEPCRSDEVGHSHDHVGDSPARKKGKLYGTRYFIIKSLSHENIQLSIEKGIWATQVMNEPILEDAFHNSGKVILIFSVNMSGFFQGYAQMMSSVGWRRDNVWSQGTSRSNPWGRSFKVKWLRLNDLPFQQTLHLKNPLNEYKPVKISRDCQELSPDVGEALCELLDRHNDLNGLNRPCVEPPCSVGEKEYNMPVHLSWSQTPMLYPSMLYQQQPETKRFHLANQKSTDSRPASVLTEDDFLEMSYEEYLEVYGRSRKELYQPGSRSQKSSRSKMQEDDLNSSYGGNLICSRKRAHQSSHKQSQC, encoded by the exons ATGTCGTGTGATACTGCAAAGGAAATTGCATCTGTAGTGGACTCATCTGTTACTGAAAGGAAAGAAGACATGGGGAATTCAGATGAGCCAG AGAGTTCAAGTCACAAAGTTCCTGAGGGGGTTGAACCATGTAGATCAGATGAAGTGGGGCACTCTCATGATCATGTTGGGGATTCACCTGCAAGGAAAAAGGGTAAATTGTATGGTACACGATATTTCATCATTAAGAGtttgtctcatgagaatatccAACTATCGATTGAGAAAGGAATTTGGGCTACCCAAGTGATGAATGAACCAATTTTGGAAGACGCTTTTCAT AATTCTGGTAAAGTAATTTTAATATTCAGTGTCAACATGAGTGGTTTCTTCCAAGGGTATGCACAAATGATGTCTTCTGTTGGATGGAGGCGAGACAATGTATGGAGTCAAGGAACTAGTAGAAGTAATCCCTGGGGACGCAGTTTTAAGGTCAAATGGCTGCGGTTAAATGATCTGCCTTTCCAACAAACTCTTCATCTCAAGAATCCATTGAATGAGTACAAACCTGTTAAAATTAGCAGAGACTGCCAG GAGTTGTCTCCAGATGTTGGAGAAGCTCTCTGTGAGCTTCTTGATAGGCATAATGATCTAAACGGCCTGAATAG GCCCTGCGTAGAGCCTCCGTGTTCGGTAGGGGAAAAAGAGTATAATATGCCAGTGCATCTCTCGTGGTCGCAAACTCCCATGCTCTATCCTTCCATGCTTTATCAACAACAGCCTGAAACAAAGAGATTTCATCTAGCGAATCAGAAATCTACTG ATAGCCGGCCAGCTAGTGTTCTGACTGAGGATGATTTTCTTGAAATG TCTTATGAAGAATATCTGGAGGTCTATGGCAGGAGCAGGAAGGAACTATATCAGCCT GGTTCTAGATCACAGAAGTCATCCAGAAGTAAAATGCAGGAGGATGATTT AAACTCAAGTTACGGAGGTAACCTCATCTGCTCAAGGAAAAGAGCTCATCAGTCATCCCATAAGCAATCACAATGTTGA